The Corynebacterium tuberculostearicum genome window below encodes:
- a CDS encoding RNA-binding S4 domain-containing protein has translation MPAPQPSGRPVRIDAWVWAVRMFKTRSAAATAVRAGHVKINGEAVKPSQQVVPGDRVRVWRNHHEHDLEVLATVAKRVGAPVARTCYTDHAPPPPPKEFLPSVPVRPRGAGRPTKKERRDMEKFRGGFR, from the coding sequence ATGCCGGCACCGCAACCTAGCGGCCGCCCCGTCAGGATCGATGCCTGGGTGTGGGCCGTTCGCATGTTTAAAACCCGGTCCGCGGCCGCGACGGCCGTGCGCGCCGGGCACGTGAAGATAAACGGCGAGGCCGTCAAGCCTTCCCAACAGGTGGTGCCGGGCGACCGCGTGCGCGTGTGGCGCAACCACCATGAGCATGACCTCGAGGTTTTAGCGACCGTCGCTAAGCGCGTCGGCGCGCCCGTCGCGCGTACCTGCTATACGGACCACGCGCCACCGCCGCCGCCCAAGGAGTTTCTGCCGTCGGTTCCCGTGCGCCCGCGCGGTGCCGGTCGGCCGACGAAGAAGGAGCGCCGCGATATGGAGAAATTCCGCGGCGGTTTCCGGTAA
- a CDS encoding exonuclease domain-containing protein: protein MSFPAHGVLIDVTADKLVLHRTLLATSLGAPATQDIPLESIDTVRVSEPTATGFGALELGAAGTIAFAPHQDPQAVARAISAAQRGEAPSSAATIPGLDFTAVDVETANDNWGSICQIGAVRFRDGQETDSRSWLCTPPPGLEHFADINVSIHGITADDVKGAPAFADVAKELFDFLGGDVLVAHNAQFDSTALRSGLLTAGAEVPTVPLACSLALSRDASKAKVISVRNHKLPTVAAHLSAPDFSHHDATEDARAAGEIIARLAERFGHTGSIRDLFTAREFTLGRLDSEAILPVLRAHTAPTSGADLGAGTDFRDQTRAAGAKKKSSGPAPWQSVATPDTIPEPNPDADPEGALYGQHVTLTGDFEPYDKGVLWQGIAERGGQVAKNVTKKSTLLIVGEWAKKTSKEKRAEELQAKGQEIDIWPADKLFAELQLDAEPPF from the coding sequence GTGTCATTTCCCGCGCACGGCGTACTCATCGATGTCACAGCGGATAAACTCGTGCTCCACCGCACCCTGCTGGCTACCAGCCTCGGCGCCCCCGCCACGCAGGATATCCCGCTTGAGTCCATCGACACCGTGCGCGTGAGTGAACCGACCGCCACCGGCTTCGGCGCCCTCGAGTTGGGCGCCGCCGGCACTATCGCCTTCGCCCCGCACCAAGACCCGCAGGCAGTCGCCCGCGCCATTTCCGCCGCACAGCGCGGCGAGGCCCCCTCCTCCGCCGCCACCATCCCCGGCCTCGATTTCACCGCCGTGGACGTGGAAACGGCCAATGACAACTGGGGCTCGATCTGCCAAATCGGTGCGGTACGCTTCCGCGACGGCCAGGAGACCGACTCCCGGTCCTGGCTGTGCACCCCTCCACCAGGCCTAGAGCACTTTGCCGATATCAACGTCTCCATCCACGGCATTACCGCGGACGATGTGAAAGGAGCGCCGGCTTTTGCCGACGTCGCCAAGGAGCTCTTCGATTTCCTCGGCGGCGACGTGCTTGTCGCCCACAACGCCCAGTTCGATTCCACCGCACTGCGCTCCGGCCTGCTTACTGCCGGTGCCGAGGTGCCCACCGTGCCGCTGGCCTGCTCCCTCGCGCTGTCCCGCGATGCCTCCAAGGCCAAGGTTATTTCGGTGCGCAACCACAAGCTGCCCACCGTCGCCGCCCACCTGTCTGCGCCGGACTTCAGCCACCACGACGCCACCGAGGATGCTCGTGCGGCCGGCGAAATCATCGCCCGTTTGGCCGAGCGCTTCGGGCACACCGGCAGCATCCGCGATCTATTCACCGCCCGCGAATTCACCTTGGGCCGCCTTGATTCCGAGGCCATCCTGCCCGTCCTGCGTGCCCACACGGCCCCCACCTCCGGCGCGGACCTCGGCGCTGGGACCGACTTCCGCGACCAAACCCGCGCAGCCGGTGCCAAGAAAAAGTCCAGCGGGCCCGCCCCGTGGCAGTCCGTCGCCACCCCGGACACAATCCCGGAGCCCAACCCCGACGCCGACCCGGAGGGCGCACTCTACGGCCAGCATGTCACCCTCACCGGTGATTTCGAGCCCTATGACAAGGGCGTGCTGTGGCAGGGCATCGCCGAGCGCGGTGGCCAAGTGGCAAAGAACGTCACCAAAAAGTCCACCCTGCTCATCGTGGGCGAATGGGCCAAGAAGACCTCCAAGGAAAAGCGCGCGGAGGAGCTGCAGGCCAAGGGCCAAGAAATCGACATCTGGCCGGCCGATAAGCTCTTTGCTGAGCTGCAGCTCGACGCCGAGCCACCCTTCTAG
- the ilvA gene encoding threonine ammonia-lyase IlvA has product MTDSTIHASDIQQAQARISSEIAPTPLQYCARLSAETGCEVYLKREDLQDVRSYKIRGALNGMSNVPQEERGRGIVTASAGNHAQGVAYACRTMGIAGKIFVPEPTPMQKRDRILVHGGDQVELVVVGANFDEAAAAAHADAAERDATFIEPFDARDTITGQGTVAAEVLAQLSAKGKSLDTIVVPVGGGGLISGITSYVADMAPQTRVVGMEPEGAASLRAAFDHGGPVTLEEVDPFVDGAAVKRLGVLPYEILAANRERLSFDTVSEGAVCTDLLNLYQNEGIIAEPAGALSVAGLHQLDLEPGSTVVCVISGGNNDVLRYAEIMERSLVHRGLKHYFLVNFPQEPGQLRHFLHEILGPTDDITLFEYLKRNNRETGAALVGLQLSRAEDLEGLLERMGESKISVQYLKPGTPEYEFLVA; this is encoded by the coding sequence ATGACTGATTCGACCATCCATGCATCCGATATCCAGCAGGCGCAGGCGCGGATTAGCTCGGAAATCGCCCCGACTCCGCTGCAATACTGTGCCCGGCTGTCGGCCGAGACGGGCTGCGAGGTCTATCTCAAGCGCGAGGATCTGCAGGACGTGCGCTCCTATAAGATTCGCGGCGCGTTAAACGGTATGTCGAATGTTCCCCAGGAAGAGCGCGGCCGGGGAATCGTTACGGCCTCGGCCGGCAATCATGCGCAGGGCGTGGCCTATGCCTGCCGCACGATGGGCATTGCCGGCAAGATTTTCGTGCCGGAGCCCACGCCGATGCAAAAGCGCGACCGCATCCTGGTCCATGGCGGCGACCAGGTGGAATTGGTAGTGGTAGGCGCCAATTTCGACGAGGCAGCCGCGGCCGCGCATGCCGACGCCGCCGAGCGCGACGCCACCTTCATCGAGCCCTTCGACGCCCGCGATACAATCACCGGGCAAGGCACGGTCGCGGCGGAGGTTCTGGCGCAGCTTTCGGCCAAGGGCAAGTCGCTCGACACCATCGTCGTTCCGGTGGGAGGTGGCGGCCTGATTTCTGGCATCACCTCCTACGTGGCGGATATGGCGCCGCAGACTCGGGTGGTGGGTATGGAGCCGGAGGGGGCGGCGTCGCTAAGAGCGGCGTTTGATCACGGCGGCCCGGTCACGCTGGAAGAGGTAGACCCCTTCGTGGATGGCGCGGCCGTCAAGCGCCTAGGCGTGCTGCCCTATGAGATTTTGGCAGCCAATCGCGAGCGCCTGAGCTTCGACACCGTGTCCGAGGGCGCGGTGTGCACGGACCTGCTCAACCTGTATCAAAATGAGGGCATCATTGCGGAGCCGGCCGGTGCGCTGTCGGTGGCGGGCCTGCACCAATTGGACCTGGAGCCAGGCTCGACGGTGGTGTGCGTAATTTCCGGCGGCAATAACGATGTACTGCGCTACGCCGAAATCATGGAACGCTCCCTGGTCCACCGCGGCCTGAAGCATTATTTCTTGGTGAATTTCCCGCAGGAGCCGGGCCAGTTGCGCCACTTCTTGCACGAGATTCTGGGCCCGACCGATGACATCACGCTCTTTGAATATCTCAAGCGCAATAACCGAGAGACGGGCGCTGCGCTGGTGGGCCTGCAGCTTAGCCGTGCCGAGGATCTCGAGGGCCTGCTAGAGCGCATGGGAGAATCCAAGATTTCGGTGCAGTACCTCAAGCCCGGCACCCCCGAGTACGAATTCCTCGTGGCCTAA
- a CDS encoding choice-of-anchor I family protein, which produces MLKRISLCVTSSLVLACAPAAHAHIVDNVLEHSAPNAALQLTPIGSHESGVLGKSAAEIVAYHAASQRILTVNARSGEVDILDASDPTQPRKIGALSAGGDKEINSVAVRPDGLAVAAVQQADKTDNGEALFFNAETGEELGRVGVGALPDNVHLTADGRHALVANEGEPSDALNAEGTAYLKDPEGSISVISLPVDVAAPALGDVHTADFAAFDTADLDPSIRVFGPSAHHNLPSRDFEPEYISSAGGKAYATLQENNAIAIIDIESATVEKVIPAHIADHSQVPLDPSNKDDAAELRTIPVKGLSMPDSIGAFESEGQTYFATANEGDAREWGGYTDEVELKDLVKDGKVCDDLELPEGIEDKKFAGNLKLTNASGWNEEKECFDGLYSYGSRSFSIYDAEGNVVFDSGADFENITKDMPGLNFNADNEDPDFDDRSDNKGPEPEALTIGKVGERTYAFIGAERVGGIFVYDVTTPAEAKFVTYVNNRDFSVGYDEDDVAATTKAGDLGPEGLAFVPAADSPAEDALLIAGNEVSGTTTVFSVKDLLADASDNPDSPTASGSSDGSSNSSSGSSVAAGVGIVAGLVGLGALIGGALGFLPKTVDEFYALLPAQVRKLLP; this is translated from the coding sequence ATGCTCAAGCGCATCTCTCTCTGCGTTACCTCCTCGCTCGTCCTCGCCTGTGCCCCGGCCGCCCACGCCCACATCGTGGATAACGTGCTGGAACACTCCGCCCCCAACGCGGCACTGCAGCTGACCCCCATCGGTTCCCATGAATCCGGCGTGCTGGGCAAATCCGCCGCCGAAATCGTCGCCTACCACGCTGCGTCCCAGCGCATCCTCACCGTCAATGCGCGCTCCGGCGAGGTCGATATCCTGGACGCCTCCGACCCCACCCAGCCGCGCAAGATCGGCGCCCTCTCCGCCGGCGGGGACAAGGAAATCAACTCCGTGGCCGTGCGCCCCGATGGCCTGGCCGTCGCCGCGGTACAGCAGGCGGACAAAACCGACAACGGCGAGGCGCTGTTCTTCAATGCCGAAACCGGCGAGGAGCTTGGGCGCGTAGGCGTAGGCGCCCTGCCCGATAACGTGCACCTCACCGCCGACGGCCGCCACGCGCTGGTAGCCAACGAGGGCGAGCCTTCCGACGCCCTCAACGCCGAGGGCACCGCCTATCTCAAGGACCCGGAGGGCTCCATTTCCGTCATCAGCCTGCCCGTGGACGTCGCAGCGCCCGCGCTTGGCGACGTCCACACGGCCGACTTCGCCGCCTTTGACACCGCCGACCTCGACCCCTCGATCCGCGTCTTCGGCCCCTCCGCGCACCACAACCTGCCCTCCCGGGACTTCGAACCGGAATACATCTCCTCCGCGGGCGGCAAGGCCTATGCCACGCTGCAGGAAAACAACGCCATCGCGATCATCGATATCGAGTCCGCCACCGTGGAAAAGGTAATCCCCGCCCATATCGCGGACCACTCCCAGGTGCCGCTGGATCCGTCCAATAAGGATGACGCCGCGGAGCTGCGCACCATTCCGGTCAAGGGCCTGTCCATGCCGGACTCCATCGGCGCCTTCGAGTCGGAGGGCCAGACTTATTTCGCCACCGCCAACGAGGGCGATGCTCGCGAGTGGGGAGGCTATACCGACGAAGTAGAGCTCAAGGACCTAGTAAAGGACGGCAAGGTCTGCGACGATCTCGAGCTTCCCGAGGGCATTGAGGATAAGAAGTTCGCCGGCAACCTCAAGCTCACCAACGCTTCTGGTTGGAACGAAGAAAAGGAATGCTTCGACGGCCTGTATTCCTATGGCTCGCGCTCCTTTAGCATCTACGACGCCGAGGGCAACGTCGTCTTCGACTCCGGCGCGGACTTCGAGAACATCACCAAGGATATGCCCGGCCTGAACTTCAACGCCGATAACGAGGATCCGGATTTCGATGACCGCTCCGATAACAAGGGACCAGAGCCGGAAGCCTTGACCATCGGCAAGGTTGGCGAGCGCACCTACGCCTTCATCGGCGCAGAGCGCGTGGGCGGCATCTTTGTCTACGACGTAACCACCCCCGCCGAGGCAAAGTTTGTCACCTACGTCAACAATCGCGATTTCTCCGTCGGCTACGACGAGGACGATGTTGCTGCAACCACCAAGGCCGGCGACCTCGGACCAGAGGGTCTAGCCTTCGTTCCCGCCGCTGACTCCCCTGCCGAGGACGCCCTTCTCATCGCCGGCAACGAGGTATCCGGCACCACCACCGTGTTCTCCGTCAAGGACCTGCTTGCCGACGCCTCCGACAACCCCGACTCCCCTACCGCATCCGGCAGCTCCGACGGTTCCAGCAACAGCAGCAGCGGCAGCAGCGTCGCTGCCGGCGTGGGCATCGTGGCTGGTTTGGTAGGTCTTGGCGCCCTGATTGGCGGGGCGCTGGGCTTCCTGCCGAAGACCGTCGACGAGTTCTATGCGCTGTTGCCGGCGCAGGTGCGCAAGCTATTGCCATAG
- a CDS encoding GTP pyrophosphokinase, whose product MPESRMSRLSNQYHDWARSHPTAAVDFRTAIEDLLNDAGIIFDRVSTRVKTWPSLKAKAKKRRENGDFVYPQPWQEIHDVMGVRVTLYHSTAIPQALNVFGESFHVERSVDKAAETRISGGFGYGSHHLVLTVTEDSAAAMEELASYVGWTFEVQIRTVLQHAWAEFEHDIRYKQGPNPPSPEVDRLFTLAAGLIELADQQFDEIAALKAPDTETDKDVELTAETLPGVLAIILGNRFPLSRSEHYRFLAELLEQNGVRHLGQLEQLLDDTAIAHVHDAMRYRFRPGQVRLIDDLLLNKFGKQHIEATAESGDRPGRKRRLTARLKALRAAH is encoded by the coding sequence ATGCCGGAAAGTAGGATGTCGCGGCTGAGCAACCAGTACCACGACTGGGCGCGCAGCCACCCCACCGCCGCGGTGGACTTCCGCACCGCCATCGAGGACCTCCTCAATGACGCCGGCATCATCTTTGACCGCGTCTCTACCCGCGTAAAGACCTGGCCCTCGCTGAAGGCGAAGGCCAAGAAGCGCCGCGAGAACGGCGATTTTGTCTATCCCCAGCCCTGGCAGGAGATCCACGATGTGATGGGCGTGCGCGTGACGTTGTATCACTCCACCGCCATCCCGCAAGCGCTCAACGTCTTTGGGGAGTCTTTCCACGTGGAGCGTTCCGTAGACAAGGCGGCCGAAACTCGCATCTCTGGCGGATTCGGCTATGGCTCCCACCACTTGGTGCTCACCGTGACCGAGGATAGCGCCGCCGCGATGGAAGAACTCGCAAGCTACGTGGGCTGGACCTTCGAGGTACAGATACGCACCGTCCTGCAGCACGCATGGGCGGAATTTGAGCACGATATCCGCTATAAGCAGGGACCGAACCCGCCCTCGCCGGAGGTAGATCGCCTCTTTACCTTGGCCGCGGGGCTTATCGAGCTCGCCGACCAGCAATTCGATGAGATCGCCGCCCTCAAGGCCCCCGATACAGAAACCGACAAGGACGTCGAGCTTACCGCCGAGACCCTGCCGGGCGTGCTCGCCATCATTTTGGGTAACCGCTTCCCGCTCTCGCGCTCGGAGCACTACCGCTTCTTGGCGGAGCTCCTGGAACAGAACGGCGTGCGCCACCTAGGCCAGCTTGAGCAGTTGCTGGATGACACCGCCATTGCCCACGTCCACGACGCCATGCGCTACCGTTTCCGCCCCGGCCAGGTGCGGCTTATCGACGACCTGCTGCTCAACAAGTTTGGCAAGCAACACATCGAGGCCACCGCCGAATCCGGCGACCGCCCAGGCCGCAAGCGGCGGCTTACTGCGCGCCTGAAAGCCCTGCGCGCCGCCCACTAG
- a CDS encoding YigZ family protein: MKDSYRRPVGQVEHEIEIKRSRFITLIGRVTNEEEARAFIDAARSRFPDARHHCSAYVYHVDGANPVERSSDDGEPSGTAGKPMLDVVKGSGMLDVCAVVVRYFGGIKLGAGGLVHAYGGAVSEAMEKVSAVTRARRELYAVECPHATAGRVEADLRGRGYEITDTAYAAAVTFTLAVRPGGLDELEATLAAISQGQLEAAEAGSAWVEVGS; the protein is encoded by the coding sequence ATGAAGGATTCTTATCGTCGCCCAGTGGGCCAGGTTGAACACGAAATTGAGATTAAGCGTTCTCGGTTCATTACCTTGATCGGTCGCGTTACCAATGAGGAAGAGGCCCGCGCGTTTATCGACGCCGCCCGCAGCCGCTTTCCCGACGCCCGCCACCATTGCTCCGCCTACGTCTATCACGTTGATGGTGCGAACCCGGTGGAGCGCTCTTCCGATGACGGCGAGCCCTCCGGTACGGCCGGAAAGCCGATGTTGGACGTGGTGAAGGGCTCCGGCATGCTCGATGTGTGCGCGGTGGTCGTGCGCTACTTCGGCGGCATCAAGTTGGGCGCTGGCGGGTTAGTGCACGCCTATGGCGGCGCGGTGAGCGAGGCCATGGAGAAGGTGAGCGCAGTAACTAGGGCGCGCCGGGAGCTTTATGCGGTGGAGTGCCCGCATGCGACGGCCGGGCGGGTAGAGGCGGACCTGCGCGGGCGCGGCTATGAGATAACCGATACCGCCTATGCGGCCGCGGTAACCTTTACGCTGGCCGTGCGCCCAGGCGGGCTGGACGAGCTGGAAGCTACGCTCGCAGCGATCTCGCAGGGCCAGCTCGAAGCGGCAGAGGCCGGCAGCGCCTGGGTTGAGGTAGGATCCTGA
- a CDS encoding cobalamin-independent methionine synthase II family protein has protein sequence MMNKIRTTHVGSLPRTPELLEANLQRGELPAAEFQGILEAAVADVVKRQLDLGLDIINEGEYGHITSGAVDYGAWWNYSFSRLGGLTMTDTDRWESAEVVRSKPGEPRLTSFIDRRDRALFSEAYNDPDSGIFTGRAKVANPEFTGPVTYIGQDEVAADVRLLADALPAGTPGFVAALSPGSAARLTNRYYDDEHELLADVGRAMRTEYQAITDAGLTVQFDAPDLAEAWDQINPEPSVEDFRGFIRERIDVLNDSIAGLPKEQTRLHICWGSWHGPHVTDVPFADIVEEILRAEVGGFSFEAASPRHAHEWRVWQDHALPEGTVIYPGVVSHSTNAVEHPRLVADRIIQFAEVVGPENVIASTDCGLGGRLHPQIAWAKLQSLVEGAEIATRELF, from the coding sequence ATGATGAACAAGATTCGCACCACCCACGTCGGCTCACTGCCGCGCACCCCGGAACTGCTGGAAGCCAACCTGCAGCGCGGGGAGCTGCCGGCCGCGGAGTTTCAGGGGATTTTGGAGGCTGCGGTGGCAGACGTCGTCAAGCGGCAGCTCGATCTCGGCCTCGATATCATTAACGAGGGCGAGTACGGCCATATCACCTCTGGCGCGGTGGATTATGGCGCGTGGTGGAATTATTCGTTTAGCCGCCTAGGCGGGCTGACGATGACGGATACCGACCGCTGGGAATCGGCCGAGGTGGTGCGCTCCAAGCCGGGTGAGCCGCGGCTGACGTCGTTTATTGATCGCCGCGACCGCGCGTTGTTCTCGGAGGCCTATAATGACCCGGATTCCGGCATCTTCACCGGCCGCGCCAAGGTGGCGAACCCAGAGTTCACCGGCCCTGTGACCTACATCGGCCAGGACGAGGTTGCCGCCGATGTGCGCCTGCTTGCCGACGCCCTCCCGGCTGGCACCCCCGGCTTCGTCGCCGCCCTTTCGCCCGGCTCGGCCGCGCGCCTGACCAACCGCTACTACGACGATGAGCATGAGCTGCTTGCCGACGTCGGCCGCGCCATGCGCACCGAATACCAGGCCATCACCGATGCCGGGCTCACCGTACAATTCGACGCGCCCGACCTGGCCGAGGCCTGGGACCAAATCAACCCGGAGCCGTCCGTGGAAGACTTCCGCGGTTTCATTCGCGAGCGCATCGACGTCCTCAATGATTCCATCGCCGGCCTGCCCAAGGAGCAAACGCGCCTGCATATCTGCTGGGGCTCCTGGCACGGCCCGCACGTTACCGACGTGCCCTTTGCGGATATCGTCGAGGAAATCCTGCGCGCCGAGGTCGGCGGTTTCTCCTTCGAGGCCGCTTCGCCGCGCCACGCGCATGAGTGGCGCGTGTGGCAGGACCACGCGCTGCCAGAGGGCACCGTGATTTACCCGGGCGTGGTCTCTCACTCCACCAACGCGGTAGAGCATCCGCGCCTCGTGGCCGATCGCATCATCCAATTCGCTGAGGTAGTCGGCCCCGAAAACGTCATCGCGTCGACCGATTGCGGCTTGGGCGGCCGCCTGCACCCCCAGATTGCCTGGGCGAAGTTGCAGTCCTTGGTCGAGGGCGCGGAGATTGCTACCCGCGAACTCTTCTAA